The nucleotide sequence TCCAGCTCCCGCTCGTTACCTCGCTCGTATCGAGCGTGCTGAGCTGATGCCAGATGCCGCCGTCAAGAATGCCGATCCGCGGCATTTGGGCCATCATCAGCCGAAAAAAATCGACTTCTGAGAAGGTCTCTCGGGCCGCAAGCTGTCGGAAGACGTTCTCGAGTGCGTCTATTCTATTGAGCGCCGGCAATTTCGCGTGGATATTCGACAACCAAAGATTGTTAAGGCTAGTTTTCTTGAACCATGCCTTCTCGCCAGTCGCCTGGTTGACGAGATGGATCAGGGATCGCCGTTTGCGAAACGGCACATGACTGAGACCTTTGTCGTATCGCCAACGGCCGCGAACGGAGAATTCTTGCGTTCGCACGCCGACGGCGCTGTTTTCAAGGTCTAGAAAAGCCTCGCATTCGGCGAGCGGAAGAAGCGAGTCGTGCCATAAATCAGACTCGACGATGTAAAGATACTTCTTTCCGCGCCCGCCAAGAGAATCCCGATTTCTCAGAACCCAGTCGATCGCCGACCAGTATCCGATATTGCGCTCGCTGCAGCAAATATAGCTGTGCGCAGGCATGTACTTTAGATGGTCCGTGTATTTCGAGGCATTGTCGAACAGTACGAGGCTGGACGCCAATCCCGCTTCGGAAGCGAGCGTCGATATATTCTGCGCAACCTTCTCGGCCAGAACCCGCCGACTTTCGTCTTGCGAACAGGTCACAAGAAGAACCAGCGTGTTCTTTATAGGCGAACAGGGGATTTCCTTGGGGTCGAGCATTGAGCGACTGTCTATCTATTCGTTTGTTTCGACGACACGCCGCAAAATTGTCTGTGCCGCTTCGGGCCAGTCGTACCGCCTGCGAATTCTTTCGACGGAGATGCAGCGCATCGCGTTGCGCTGCTCGATGCTCATGCGTCGAAACTCGGCCATTTTGTCCGGCGCTTCCCGCGGATCGGCGTAGAACAGGATATTGGGTATGTCGTTTAGGCCGTAGGAAACGGCTTCGGGGTGCCAATTTCTGAGCGTAAATGTGCCGCGTGCCGCCGTTTCGATATCCTTGATCCACATTCCGGTACTGCGCGAGATTTCTTCGCCGTCGCATATCCATGGCGCCGATTCGTCGTGCGTGAAGACCTGCACATTGTGCAGGTAGGACATGTAGCCCGCGTAGTTGAGGCGGTCTTTGGCAATATCGACTTTCATTCCCTCGTTCGCCAAGGCCACAAATACAGCCTCACGGTGCGGGTGGAGATGGCCTTTGAATCCAAGTTCGACGGGGCGCATTTCAATCGCAGGACCTGCATCGCACCAGCGCGGCTCCATGCCCATCCTCACAAAATGGGCGTCGATCCCGCTTTTGGAGATGCGATCGGCCCACCATCTCGAAGTTACAAACACCTCCGCATTGAGGGAATCATTGAGAAGCCTATAGAAGCCTTTCGTCGGCGATCCGTCGATGAAGCTCTCCCACGGATCCTGATCGTAGACTGCGACTTTCGCGGCGCCGAGGAAATCGGCGAGCTGGCGCATCATTGCGAAAGCCGTACGTTGGCGCAAAACGCAAACGACGGCATCGTATTCGGCCGGAGATCGACGCAGCGCACTCAATCGAAAACGCAGCTCCGGCTGCGCCTGCAGAATGTCGAGATCGCCGCAATACATAAATCCGTTCAACAACTGGGATTGAAAGCAGTTTTCCCGCACGTATCTTTCGCTATCCACCAGATAGAGGACGCGCATCACGATTTCTCCCGAAAATCGGCCCGCTTGAAATGAAGGATTCCGGCGCTGTCCTCCATGTAGGCATTCGGATAGGGATCCTCGCGGCAGCGAATGAAATCGAAGAGTTTGGCGGTATCCATCCGCGCAAAGTCGTCGGGATGCAGCCGACCCGCCTCGGGCTTGAGGCGCCGAAGCTTTTTGCTCGGCACTTGCGGCGTCTGCACGATACCGTCGGGAAAGGCGCGGATGAAGCGGTCGAGCAGGACGACGGTCGAAAAAGTCAAATTCGCAAAGATCTCGTGCATATGCCCCGCCAACGAGAGCGGAACCTTCCCGAGAATTGGTCCCGCGTCGAGATCGGGCGTTATACGGAACAGCGTGTTTTTGGTCGCGGTGACGCCCTCCAATATCTGGTTTTGAATTGGCGAGCCACCGGCAAAGTCGGGCAAGTCCGACGGATGGACCCCGACGATCCACGTGCTCTCGGCGAGTACGCGATCGAAAATCCAACTCCAGCCGATCGCGCAGATCAAATCCGGCGCCTTTGCGCCGATCAGCTGGCGCTCGAGTTCGTGCGGGTCTTTCGCCGTCGAGAATCGATGCTCGGCACACAGCGCTTCGACTGCCCTCGCGGCGGCGAGCGCCCATTCGCGATATGCGCAAATCTGAATGTGCATCAGTCGTGCTCAAAGGGGTTCTTGTCGAACCACCAATGCGAATGAAGGAGCATGTAGATCGACTTGCCGGACTGTATCGCCGCCTCCGGCGTCGTTGCGCGCCAACCCAAATGAGGCGACAGGCCTTCGTTTACGTAGATGGAATTCTCCAACAACCTCTTGTCGTAGGCTTGGAAAGAGAGCCCATGCTGTGCCGAAAGTTCCGGCCAACAACGCTCGATCCATGGCAATGTATTGTACATGTAATTCGTGTCCCGATGCGGGGCGATGCTGTCGACGGCGAAGCACGAACGCAGCAAGCCGAGTTCGGCTGCGAAAGCTTTCTCGGGTGTTGTGCCCGTAAGCCGAGCCCACTCGACGGCTGCAGTATGCAGGCCAATGTCGCAACCAGCATCGACGGCTTCCCGCAGGATCGAAATGCAATCGTACCAGAGCGGATTGTAGGGCCCGACCGAACGTACATACACGATCATCGGAATCCGGCGACGCCTCGCCACGTCGACAAAATGACTCAACGATTTCGGCTTGTGATCGAGATCGAGCCGCAAGACAAACGACTTTTCCGGACGGTCGGCGCGCAGCATGTCCGACAGTCGGACAAACTGATATCCCGCACGTTTTGCCCCATCGACGATCGACTCTAAATAGGCGTACGTAAACGCATTGGCAGGCTCGTCGCTTGATACATCAAAGGTCATTTTTACTTTCACCATTGCAACCTAGAGGTCACACCGGGCAAGGCCGAAAAAGAACGCGTTCGTCGCGTTCACGATCCCGAGAATTCTTCCCGCAGCATTCCCATCGCCACCAGATCGACATAGACGCCGCAGCGGAAAATCGCCTGGCGCTGAACCCCTTCCCGCCGGAAACCGAGCTTAGCATAGAGGGCAAGGCCCGCCTGGTTGTCGGCGCGCGTGACGAGACCGACGCGGTGAATCCCCATGAAGCCGAACAGATAGCCAAGCATGTAGCGGAAGGATTCGGTCGCGTAGCCTTGCTTGCGCATTTCCGGCATCACGTCGCAGCCGACCAGACAGTTGCGATTGACCGGATCGATTGCGTCGACGCGGAACAGCCCGACGAAAGCATTGTCGGACCGGCGGCGCAGCGCGTATCGGCGCGATTTCTGCGACTTCGAAATCGATTGATACCAGTCGGCCTGCTGGGCTTGCGACACGTGCGTCGTGTCGGTGAGCCACATCAGCATTTCGTCGTTGTTGTGCAGCAGGCGCGCGGGCTCCGCGTCTTCCTGCTGCATGACGCGGATTTCGAGACGCTCGGTTCCGTTGGCTGTCGTCATGCGGCCTCGCCTTTTTCCTGCGGTATGTGGGCTTCTGCGAAACGCCGAATCTCGATCCCGCGCAGCTCGGCGTCCGCCATGCGCGCGAAGGCCGTACCGAGGTTTCTTGCGCCGGCGCCGGGTGCGAGGCGCATCCACCAGCGTACGCTCGCCGCCCCCGCCATCGCCCATTCCCGGCCCGGCAACGGTTCGCGCCGCCAAGCCCTAGTAAGTGCGGAGATGACGTCGGCCTGGCGCTTCAGCATGCGCCGAAAGCCGAAATGGAAGGCCTGCCGCGGATTGGGATTACGGCAATGCCAGGCGATGGGCTCAAGATGGCGCACGGCGTCGCCCTTCAGCACCTTGCGATGGCCGCTGTCGGCGTGGTCGGAATAGAGCCGCTTTCTGGCCGGCGCAAATACGACATCAGGCGAAAACGCATTCATGCCCGGCATCGGTTCGGTCGTGAAATAATCCAGAAGCTTGAGCTGCGCGCCCGTCACCGAGCGGTCGGCAAAGAGAGCCGCTATTTCCTTGAGCGCAGTCGGCCGGTTCAGCACAGTGTCGGCGTCGATCTTGACGAACAGATCGTGCGTCGTCTTGGCTGCCGCCCACGCCGCCCACAGCGCGTTGTGGGCCTTGTATTCCGGCAGACCCGAGATCACATGACGCGTGACGCTAACGTTTTGCTGCGCAGAGATCGCGGCGGACGATTCGGCGAATTCCGCTTCCCCGCTTTCGAGCGTGCCGACGAATATCCGCATCGCTTGCAGCTCAGACCCGGCAGAGTTCGAGCGTGCGTTCGGCGATCGTGCGGCAATCGGCTTCGCTCAGCCACCAGCCGCAGGGGAACGAAATCTGCCGGTCGGCAAAGCGCTGCACGCCTGGCAGATCGGTCTTCTGGTCCTTGAAGGCCGAGTAGATGTCGTTGGGCAGATGCACCTGGCCGAGGCCGATCCCTTCGTCGTTGGCGCGCTGCATCACGCCGTCGCGATCGAGCTTTTCATCGACCAGCAGCGTCGTGAACACCCAATGGCTCGACACAGCCTGATGCGGCACGCTGAGTGGCCGGATCGTCGGCGAATTGTCGAAAATCCGCGAATAGACGCGTGCGTTGCGCCGATGCGCCTCGATGAGACCGTCGATGTAGGGCATCTGCGCGAGGCCGATCGCTGCGGCGATGTTGTTCATGTTGAACTTGAAGCCGACTTCGTCGGGCACGATGTCGGCACTCCAACGCTGGCCTTTCCACTCGCCTTTCGCGTCCTTGTGCGCATCGCGGTCGTAGCCGAACCATTTGAGCTTGCGCGCCAGCGCGAACTTTTCGTCGTCGCGGCAGACGAGCGCTCCGCCGTCGCCCGACGACAGATGCTTGATCGCCTGGAACGAATAGCAGGTGTAGTCGGCGAATTTCGAAACCGATTGGCCGTTCCATGTCGCCGCAAAAGCATGGGCCGCGTCCTGTATCAGCGGCAGATTGTGGCGCTTGGCGACGGCACCGAGCGCTTCGAGATCGCAAGGCGAGCCCGCCCACGCCACGCACACGATCGCGCGGGTGCGCGGCGTGATGCGGCGCTCGATGTCGGCGGCGTCGATCGAGCCGGTCGTCGGGTCGATGTCGGCCCACACGGGCGTGGCGCCCAGATTGACGATGGGCGTATTGGTCGCAACGCAGGTCATCGGCGTCGTGACGACTTCGGTGCCCGGCCCGACGCCGCACAGCCGGTACGCGACCGTCAGCGCGCTGGTGCAGGAGTTCATCAAGACGACGTTTTTTTCGCCCATATGGGCCTGCAGCGCCGCGAGGAATTCCGAAACCTGCAGACCTTCGTTGACGAAGCCCGATTCGAGCACGGTGCGGATCTTCGCCATCGCCGCTTCGACCGGCATATGGACTTTGAACATCGGATATTTCATTGGAAGCCTTGTTGTTGGGAATTAGGGCTTGAGCGTTTTCGCTGGCTTAAGCACTGCCTTTGCCATGTGCTCGGCTTGACGGTAGACATTCTGGAATGGGGCGACAGCACGATCCATGAGAATTGGCCCGACCCGCCATCCGGGTTGCCCAAGGAAGCGGTCGCAAGCGTCGTAGAAATCGACCGACAGCGGATCGATGCGGAAACGGTGTTTCATGGAACCGCGCTGGTGCGCCAAATACGGCGCCGAATGCCAGTGGAATTCATGATGATAGGAGCTGGTGCCTTTGAGGGCGACAGCGCTCTTGTCCGTGGGCAAGAGAAGATCGAAAACTGCATAAGGGATTGCATGCTGCTTCAAAAACATCGGTATCTGCCAACCGACATCCTTCACGACAAAAGATCCGCGCGGCATCTGGAACGTGTCGGATAGCTTGTCGTCGGCAATTTCGATGAAGTTCTTTTTGTCGGGCATCACCTCGAGCGAGCGGAAGTCGAAACGAGGCGAGAGCGCAAGCCACGCAGCAGTTGGCTTCTTTTTGTATTGCTGATAGGGCGTGTCGCCCGCGTTGACACTGCCGGTATCCTCGTAAGGTGCGCCGATCATGCCATACTGGCCATCGGGGCCGACGGCTTCGGCCAGCAGCGTGTCCCAGCCCTTGGCAAAAATCACTGTGTCGGAGTCGGCGATCACGTGGATTGCCGTTGCGTCTGTGTTCCGGAGCGCTGCCTGGACGGCCGTCGCGTGGCCCGACGAACCGCGCGCGTATGGCAGCTTGGTCAGCGCGTCGATGCCGAAGTTGCGGCCCAGCATTAATCCGGAGATCCAGTCGAGGGAGTAGGCGTGAAACTTCAAGCGCTCGGGACGGTCCGCAAGATTGCGATAGTTCGCCAGCATGTATCGCAGATAGCCCACCGAGTTGGACGATACAGTAACATGAAAAACGATATCAATCATATGCTGGGCTCCTTCAGTTGCCGCATCGGCGGGTAACTGTGAATGTGACTTGGCCGGTCTTTTGAACCAAGCCGAATGAGACGTTACTGCTGCGCGGCAATCGCTTCGAAAGGTTGGATTTGAAAAAGTGTCGTCGGCGCCGGAGGCCAAAATCGAAATCCGCGCTACCGCACGCCGGGTGCCGAGGCCCCCAGCGTTGCGACGGCACGTACGTGCGCCCGGCCTCGCCGCCTAGGCGGCAGCGACCGCGCGGTTGGGCACGTGCACGCGTACTTCGCGTCCCAGCAGATCGAGCA is from Magnetospirillum sp. and encodes:
- a CDS encoding formyltransferase family protein, which translates into the protein MHIQICAYREWALAAARAVEALCAEHRFSTAKDPHELERQLIGAKAPDLICAIGWSWIFDRVLAESTWIVGVHPSDLPDFAGGSPIQNQILEGVTATKNTLFRITPDLDAGPILGKVPLSLAGHMHEIFANLTFSTVVLLDRFIRAFPDGIVQTPQVPSKKLRRLKPEAGRLHPDDFARMDTAKLFDFIRCREDPYPNAYMEDSAGILHFKRADFREKS
- a CDS encoding GNAT family protein; amino-acid sequence: MTTANGTERLEIRVMQQEDAEPARLLHNNDEMLMWLTDTTHVSQAQQADWYQSISKSQKSRRYALRRRSDNAFVGLFRVDAIDPVNRNCLVGCDVMPEMRKQGYATESFRYMLGYLFGFMGIHRVGLVTRADNQAGLALYAKLGFRREGVQRQAIFRCGVYVDLVAMGMLREEFSGS
- a CDS encoding DegT/DnrJ/EryC1/StrS family aminotransferase, with protein sequence MKYPMFKVHMPVEAAMAKIRTVLESGFVNEGLQVSEFLAALQAHMGEKNVVLMNSCTSALTVAYRLCGVGPGTEVVTTPMTCVATNTPIVNLGATPVWADIDPTTGSIDAADIERRITPRTRAIVCVAWAGSPCDLEALGAVAKRHNLPLIQDAAHAFAATWNGQSVSKFADYTCYSFQAIKHLSSGDGGALVCRDDEKFALARKLKWFGYDRDAHKDAKGEWKGQRWSADIVPDEVGFKFNMNNIAAAIGLAQMPYIDGLIEAHRRNARVYSRIFDNSPTIRPLSVPHQAVSSHWVFTTLLVDEKLDRDGVMQRANDEGIGLGQVHLPNDIYSAFKDQKTDLPGVQRFADRQISFPCGWWLSEADCRTIAERTLELCRV